In Stanieria sp. NIES-3757, the DNA window CGATAGTCCAATCTTCTAAAGGATGAGGATTCAAACAATTATCACATTGACCACAATTACCTGAAAATCTTTCACCAAAATAACGTAATAAAATAGTTCGACGACAATCAATTCCTTCTGCATAATCGATTACTTGATTTAACTGTTGGCGAGCAATTCTTTGTTCTTGTTCGTCGGGTTTTTGTTCAATTAAATAATCAATTTTTTTCCAATCACCCATACTAAAAAATAGAATCGATTTAGCTGCTTCTCCATCTCTTCCTGCTCTACCAGATTCTTGATAGAAATTTTCTAAACTTCGGGGTAAATCGTAATGAAAAACAAAGCGAACATCGGGTTTATTAATACCCATTCCAAAGGCAATTGTTGCCACCATTACTTGCACATCATCTCGTAAAAAACGAGTTTGATTAATAGTTCTTTTTTCGTCAGTCATCCCTGCATGATAAGGTAAAGCTTTGAGCCCATCTTGTTGAAGTTTGTAAGCAATTTCTTCGACATTACGACGACTGAGACAATAAACTATTCCTGCACCAGATTGAGAACGAATTTCTTGGAGAAGCTGATGATAACTTCTTTGTTGTTTTGGTTGTACTTGATAATGAATATTGAGGCGATTAAAACTATTAAGATAAACCGAAGGATTTTGTAAACCTAATTGTTCGATAATATCGTGTTGAACTCGTTTAGTTGCAGTGGCTGTTAAAGCAAGTAAAGGTACTTGAGGATAACGTTGGCGAAATTGTTTTAACTGACGATATTCAGGACGAAAATCATGACCCCATTCAGAGATACAATGAGCCTCATCGATCGCAATTGTAGAAATACCAATATTACTCGCAATCTTATTTAAAAAAGTACTAAATTTTTCGGCTAAAAGTCTTTCTGGAGCGACATAAAGTAATTTAATCTTACCTTGAAGAGTTGCCCCATAACGCGATCGCACTTGTTCGTAGTCTAAGGTACTATTGATAAAAGTAGCATTAATTCCTCGGTCTTTGAGAGCGTCTACCTGATCCTGCATCAAAGCAATTAAAGGGGAAACAACTAAAGTTAAACCAGATTTGAGTAAAGCTGGTAACTGAAAGCACAGAGATTTACCACTACCTGTTGGCATAATAATCAGTAAATCTTTGTTATTTAATGCTTCTTCAATAATTTCTTTTTGTCCAGGGCGAAAACTATCATAACCAAAGTAATGTTTTAAAGCTTTTTCTAAACAGGTGAATTGAAGCATAACTATTCAAACTTTAACTTATCAATTATTAAACATTGATTGACAGTCAAAAAATTGAAATTGGAGAAAAATCAGGACTAATTTCGGTATTGTTTAAATAAACTCAAGATATTAATAGCTCAATTTAGCAATAGGTAATTTTTAATGATCGATCCTACTACTATAACTATTACAACAACTGCGATCGCAACTGTCATTTTCAATAAAGCCATTGAAAAAGGTGGAGAAAACTTAGGCGGAGCAGTTTATGACAAAATTGGTCAACTGCTCAACTTTATTCGTGATAAGTTTCAACAAGAAGGTAGAGAAGGTAAACTCCTTGAAGCTCAAGAAGACCCTTCTGAGAAAAATCAAGATAGATTTAAACAAGAATTGGCAGAATTAATGGAAGATGATGAAAAATTTGCCAAAAAGCTCAAAATACTGATTGATGAAATTAAATCGGATCAAAAGGCGAATACGATATTCTTCAAAGACATGAATATCAAAGGTAGTGCCAAATTAGGCAAGATCGATCTCAAGTCTAGAGGAGGAAATATGGAAGCAGTGACTGATAGCAAAATTGGTGAAGACCTTACAATGGGTGATGTGAATATGACTAACAACGGTTAATGTAATTAAATTTCGATATTGCCCTATGTCTTCAGAACAGATTAATCAAAACCAAATTATAGAAGAAATAAATTTAATTCCAGAAGATAAACACAAGGAATTATACAATTTAATTCATAAATTTAGAATGGGTTTGGAGGGATCACAGAATAATATAGATGAAATTATGCAGTTTGCAGGTAGTTGGTCAGATATGCTTG includes these proteins:
- a CDS encoding ATP-dependent DNA helicase RecQ translates to MLQFTCLEKALKHYFGYDSFRPGQKEIIEEALNNKDLLIIMPTGSGKSLCFQLPALLKSGLTLVVSPLIALMQDQVDALKDRGINATFINSTLDYEQVRSRYGATLQGKIKLLYVAPERLLAEKFSTFLNKIASNIGISTIAIDEAHCISEWGHDFRPEYRQLKQFRQRYPQVPLLALTATATKRVQHDIIEQLGLQNPSVYLNSFNRLNIHYQVQPKQQRSYHQLLQEIRSQSGAGIVYCLSRRNVEEIAYKLQQDGLKALPYHAGMTDEKRTINQTRFLRDDVQVMVATIAFGMGINKPDVRFVFHYDLPRSLENFYQESGRAGRDGEAAKSILFFSMGDWKKIDYLIEQKPDEQEQRIARQQLNQVIDYAEGIDCRRTILLRYFGERFSGNCGQCDNCLNPHPLEDWTIEAQKFLSCVARCQEKFGMIHIIEVLRGSRKKKVEQYGHHLLSTYGIGKDKTEDEWKMLARSLLNQGLVGQSNDGYRILKLNKRSWEILRKQRTVEIAVKNKANSQTKPKNNPYQAEREILYEQLKKLRKQIADLHSVPPYIIFADSSLKLMAQLQPQTLEAFASISGVNDYKLQQYGEEFISLIRTFCQQQKLPIPLPSRSQITTLQLHHRGLTVREIAAQRSLAVSTVNQHLSELIELNQPVAINKLVAPEKQKIITQILEKIGTDSLKTLKEALGDNYSYEEIRLVRAWYLHRNQS
- a CDS encoding Fis family transcriptional regulator, which codes for MIDPTTITITTTAIATVIFNKAIEKGGENLGGAVYDKIGQLLNFIRDKFQQEGREGKLLEAQEDPSEKNQDRFKQELAELMEDDEKFAKKLKILIDEIKSDQKANTIFFKDMNIKGSAKLGKIDLKSRGGNMEAVTDSKIGEDLTMGDVNMTNNG